A genomic segment from Heptranchias perlo isolate sHepPer1 chromosome 18, sHepPer1.hap1, whole genome shotgun sequence encodes:
- the LOC137334696 gene encoding uncharacterized protein, translating to MLTLCVNGVDSVSGTTYHGTLTLCDLAGSERISKTEATGQRLVEAAAINKSLTALGQVFTALKNNALHVPYRNSKLTHLLQPAVNRDAKACIFVNISPSIKNLGETLSTLQFGSSVRQVSLGKAAQHLTTAKSST from the exons ATGCTaacactgtgtgtaaatggagtggATAGTGTCTCTGGGACTACATACCATGGCACACTCACACTATGCGATCTGGCAGGGTCAGAGCGCATCTCCAAAACAGAAGCTACTGGGCAGAGACTTGTAGAAGCAGCAGCCATCAATAAGTCCCTGACTGCACTTGGACAA GTTTTTACAGCCTTGAAGAATAATGCACTTCATGTGCCATATAGAAACTCCAAGCTTACACATCTACTTCAGCCAGCTGTTAATAGAGATGCCAAG GCTTGTATTTTTGTGAACATTAGTCCAAGTATCAAGAATTTGGGAGAAACATTGAGTACGCTTCAGTTTGGCTCCTCAGTTCGGCAAGTGAGTCTCGGAAAAGCTGCACAACACTTAACAACTGCCAAatccagcacctga